In one window of Gemmatimonadaceae bacterium DNA:
- a CDS encoding class I SAM-dependent methyltransferase yields the protein MDRRAHWERVYRTKGPEQVSWFQAEARLSRELIERVAPDRATRIIDIGAGASTLVDGLLAAGYEHLTMMDLSGAALTATQHRLGTKAAGIVWEEADVLSTAFDADAYDVWHDRAVFHFLTEATDRARYVAQVRRAVRPGGFVLVATFADDGPLKCSGLDVARYSVNALYDEFGAGFRLVEGHREEHITPSGALQAFTYCVCQRES from the coding sequence ATGGATCGCCGCGCGCATTGGGAGCGGGTGTACCGCACGAAGGGGCCGGAGCAGGTGAGCTGGTTCCAGGCGGAAGCACGCCTGTCACGCGAACTGATCGAACGGGTGGCGCCAGATCGTGCCACGCGCATCATTGATATTGGTGCGGGCGCCTCGACGCTTGTCGACGGGTTGCTGGCTGCCGGCTACGAGCACCTGACCATGATGGATTTGTCCGGCGCCGCCTTGACGGCGACACAGCATCGTCTTGGCACCAAGGCCGCAGGCATCGTGTGGGAGGAGGCGGACGTGCTCTCCACCGCCTTCGATGCCGATGCCTATGACGTCTGGCATGATCGCGCCGTCTTTCACTTCCTGACCGAGGCGACCGATCGGGCGCGCTATGTGGCACAGGTGCGCCGCGCAGTCCGACCTGGCGGGTTCGTACTGGTGGCGACGTTTGCGGACGACGGTCCGCTGAAATGCAGTGGACTGGACGTGGCTCGCTATTCCGTGAACGCGCTGTACGACGAATTCGGCGCCGGATTCCGTCTGGTGGAAGGTCATCGCGAGGAGCACATCACGCCGTCTGGTGCGTTGCAGGCCTTCACGTATTGCGTCTGTCAACGCGAATCATGA
- a CDS encoding YeeE/YedE family protein — protein sequence MTAASIYALLVGVGMGFFIQRVRASSPAMIASNLRLENLSVIKFMALTMAVGMIVVYGLSMVMPEQMHFDIKPTYVVGVLLGGLVFGVGFGVGGYCPGTCVVGIGEGRKDAIVAILGGVVGALVFTLVYTALIAPIVKMVDLGKITLPGVLHLPPFVVAVVVGAIFMAVIRMLPTTVKPAR from the coding sequence ATGACCGCCGCTTCCATTTACGCGTTGCTCGTGGGCGTCGGGATGGGCTTCTTCATCCAGCGGGTTCGTGCGTCGAGCCCGGCGATGATTGCCAGCAACCTGCGTCTCGAAAATCTGTCGGTCATCAAGTTCATGGCGCTCACCATGGCGGTGGGCATGATCGTCGTGTACGGACTGTCGATGGTGATGCCCGAGCAGATGCACTTTGACATCAAGCCGACGTACGTGGTGGGTGTGTTGCTGGGCGGACTGGTGTTCGGCGTCGGCTTCGGCGTTGGCGGGTACTGCCCCGGCACGTGCGTGGTGGGCATTGGTGAAGGCCGCAAGGACGCCATCGTGGCGATTCTTGGCGGCGTGGTCGGTGCACTGGTGTTCACGCTGGTGTACACCGCGCTCATTGCGCCCATCGTCAAGATGGTGGATCTGGGCAAGATCACGCTGCCGGGTGTGCTGCACCTGCCGCCGTTCGTGGTGGCCGTGGTGGTGGGCGCGATCTTCATGGCCGTGATTCGGATGCTACCGACAACGGTGAAACCGGCGCGGTAG
- a CDS encoding MBL fold metallo-hydrolase — MRLLLALAFPFAAAVAQPTRTTVVMLGTGTPIPDPDRSGPGVAIVVDSTAYLFDAGTGIVRRAAAAVRDGVVGLRVPRLGHVFLTHLHSDHTMGLNDVIFTPWIQGRAAPLEVFGPPGTQRLVNGILDGNDEDIRERIASAGGPSATGWKANVHEIAEGLVYEDARISVRAFAVPHSAWKYAFGYRIKTPDRTIVISGDARANPAIARECNGCDILIHEVYSDSGFRTIPAARQPYHAQAHTSATQLGAIATAAKPGLLVLYHQLFFGASDSLLLSEVRSKFAGRVVSAKDLQRF; from the coding sequence ATGCGCCTGCTGCTGGCACTCGCATTCCCGTTCGCCGCTGCCGTGGCGCAGCCGACGCGTACCACCGTCGTCATGTTGGGCACGGGTACGCCAATCCCTGATCCCGATCGCTCCGGTCCCGGCGTGGCCATTGTCGTTGACAGCACCGCCTATCTCTTCGACGCCGGCACCGGCATCGTGCGCCGCGCCGCGGCCGCGGTGCGCGATGGCGTGGTCGGACTGCGCGTGCCCCGACTGGGTCATGTCTTTCTCACCCATCTGCATTCCGACCATACGATGGGGCTCAACGACGTGATCTTCACGCCGTGGATCCAGGGCCGCGCCGCTCCACTGGAGGTGTTCGGACCGCCCGGTACCCAGCGCCTGGTGAACGGCATTCTCGACGGCAACGACGAGGACATCCGTGAACGGATCGCCAGCGCTGGTGGACCGTCGGCCACTGGCTGGAAGGCCAACGTCCACGAGATCGCGGAAGGCCTCGTGTATGAAGACGCGCGCATCTCGGTGCGCGCGTTTGCCGTGCCGCACAGCGCCTGGAAGTATGCCTTTGGCTACCGCATCAAGACGCCCGACCGCACCATCGTCATCAGCGGCGATGCCCGCGCCAATCCGGCCATCGCCCGGGAATGCAACGGCTGCGACATCCTGATCCACGAGGTGTACTCCGATTCCGGATTTCGCACCATTCCGGCGGCGCGTCAGCCATATCACGCGCAGGCACATACCTCGGCCACACAACTCGGCGCCATCGCGACGGCCGCCAAACCCGGGCTGCTGGTGCTCTACCATCAGTTGTTCTTCGGCGCGTCCGACAGTCTGCTGCTGAGCGAGGTGCGTTCGAAATTTGCGGGACGCGTCGTGTCGGCGAAGGATCTGCAGCGATTCTGA
- a CDS encoding dihydrofolate reductase, with the protein MVASLDGFIARRDGRVDWLETSDAFEGGDTMDPEFVEAFLKTIDCYVMGSRTYETAFRFDAQGLGWAYGDKPTFVLTRRELPRTRDTVEFHSGDFAAFVKTRLRPRYRSIWVVGGADVSTECLRLGLADEVRYSIMPVLIGDGIPFFGMLDGDTALHLAEVKAYQSGMVDLRYEVRGPLSTLGGTP; encoded by the coding sequence ATGGTGGCGAGCCTCGACGGCTTCATCGCGCGCAGGGACGGGCGTGTCGATTGGCTCGAGACGTCTGATGCATTCGAAGGCGGGGACACCATGGACCCGGAATTTGTCGAGGCGTTCCTCAAGACGATCGACTGCTACGTCATGGGGTCGCGCACCTATGAGACCGCGTTTCGTTTTGACGCCCAAGGGTTGGGGTGGGCGTATGGCGACAAACCCACGTTCGTTCTCACACGTCGCGAATTGCCGCGGACGCGAGATACCGTCGAATTCCATTCGGGTGATTTCGCGGCGTTCGTGAAAACGCGTCTGCGGCCCAGATATCGTTCCATCTGGGTTGTTGGAGGCGCGGACGTTTCCACCGAGTGTCTCCGTCTCGGGCTGGCAGACGAGGTTCGCTATTCCATCATGCCCGTACTGATTGGCGATGGAATTCCATTCTTCGGGATGCTTGACGGAGACACCGCTCTCCATCTGGCGGAGGTCAAAGCGTATCAGAGCGGCATGGTGGACCTTCGGTACGAGGTGCGAGGACCTCTTTCGACACTCGGCGGCACTCCGTGA
- a CDS encoding FMN-binding protein, which translates to MGRGTSRHGDIEAMVEIKDGRIVGAVISQCLTRYSCSWINHLLPQVVTRQSADVDYVSGATQSANALYYAVLQALAQAK; encoded by the coding sequence ATGGGACGCGGCACGTCGCGACACGGCGACATCGAAGCGATGGTGGAGATCAAGGACGGACGCATTGTGGGCGCGGTGATTTCCCAGTGTTTGACGCGCTACTCCTGTTCGTGGATCAATCACCTGCTGCCACAGGTGGTAACGCGACAAAGCGCCGACGTGGACTACGTGTCGGGTGCGACGCAAAGCGCCAACGCGTTGTACTACGCGGTGCTCCAGGCCCTCGCGCAGGCGAAGTGA
- a CDS encoding DUF3052 family protein, translated as MSAGPSGYSGTPLAKKLGVVAGSRVYLKNAPAEYAQLMAPLPVDVTFTATVSKQTDVAHVFSDRKSLLSQELVRLRKAIRPDAAIWVSWPKKASKVPSDITEDTIREIALPLGLVDVKVCAVDEIWSGLKLVIRKELR; from the coding sequence ATGAGCGCCGGCCCGTCGGGCTATTCCGGAACGCCGTTGGCGAAAAAGCTGGGCGTGGTGGCCGGTTCGCGTGTCTATCTGAAGAATGCGCCCGCTGAGTACGCGCAACTGATGGCGCCGTTGCCAGTCGACGTGACATTCACGGCGACCGTCTCGAAGCAGACCGACGTGGCCCACGTGTTCAGCGACAGGAAATCGCTGCTCTCGCAGGAGCTGGTGCGGCTTCGCAAGGCCATCAGGCCCGACGCGGCGATCTGGGTGTCCTGGCCCAAGAAGGCATCCAAGGTGCCCTCGGACATCACCGAAGACACCATTCGCGAAATCGCTTTGCCACTTGGTCTGGTGGATGTGAAGGTGTGCGCGGTGGACGAAATCTGGTCGGGACTCAAGCTGGTGATTCGCAAGGAACTTCGCTGA
- a CDS encoding ACT domain-containing protein, translating into MRQPVSRLADMLGTMHPVLHDTVYVFACVPRHTDLQSLEPLATFHEEEGLTLIIEEQRALKANLPVVFRAAWITLSVHSDLQGVGLTAAVSTALAHANISCNIVAAVFHDHLFVPVEAGHEALAVLQALQSRQSKASPS; encoded by the coding sequence ATGCGCCAGCCCGTTTCACGTCTGGCGGACATGCTTGGCACCATGCATCCGGTGCTGCACGACACCGTGTATGTGTTCGCCTGCGTGCCGCGCCACACGGACCTCCAGTCATTGGAACCGCTGGCCACGTTTCATGAAGAGGAAGGGCTCACGCTGATCATCGAGGAGCAGCGGGCGCTCAAGGCCAATTTGCCGGTGGTGTTTCGCGCCGCGTGGATCACCCTCTCTGTGCATTCGGATCTGCAGGGCGTCGGCCTGACCGCCGCAGTCTCCACGGCGCTGGCACACGCCAACATCAGCTGCAACATTGTCGCGGCGGTATTTCACGATCATCTGTTCGTGCCGGTTGAGGCTGGCCACGAGGCACTTGCGGTGTTGCAGGCTCTGCAGTCCAGGCAATCCAAAGCCTCTCCATCCTGA
- the soxC gene encoding sulfite dehydrogenase — protein sequence MTDPTTPSDVASAVSLSRRELLTGAAGVIGGAVLAGLPMSVDGQGAKPTAPVVPPPARPVVPLDATKLQGAPTAPLGMRSDFESPTRAPYGETTGSSLTPLQDLTGNITPSDLHFERHHAGIPALDPERHTLTIHGLVDRPLTFSLNDIKRFPQVTRTYFVECSGNGRNSYRDPKPDMTPQKVSGMVSTSEWTGVPLATLLREAGVKPEATWFLAEGGDACLLTRSVPIAKAWDDAMIVWAQNGESLRPAQGYPLRLLLPGWEGNINVKWIRRIELGTQPWMTRWETSKYTDPLPNGTARIFTFEIDAKSIITSPAAPNTLASQGWHSVNGLAWSGRGRIARVEVSTDGGGTWHDAEFLNAPQPKSTVRFQYMWEWKGGESVLLSRATDEAGFVQPTRTALIAERGLGTDYHYNQIVGWKVDGAGHVTFHGAT from the coding sequence ATGACAGATCCAACGACTCCTTCTGACGTCGCTTCGGCGGTGTCGCTCTCGCGTCGCGAGTTACTGACGGGCGCCGCCGGTGTCATTGGCGGCGCGGTGCTGGCGGGTCTTCCGATGTCCGTTGACGGACAGGGCGCGAAGCCGACGGCTCCTGTTGTGCCGCCGCCCGCGCGACCCGTGGTGCCGCTCGATGCCACCAAGCTGCAAGGTGCACCGACGGCGCCGCTTGGCATGCGTTCGGATTTTGAATCGCCCACCCGCGCACCGTACGGGGAAACGACGGGGAGTTCGCTCACCCCGTTGCAGGATCTCACGGGCAACATCACGCCGTCCGATCTGCACTTTGAACGACATCATGCGGGCATCCCCGCGCTTGATCCCGAACGCCATACGCTGACGATTCACGGGCTGGTCGATCGGCCACTCACGTTCTCGCTGAACGACATCAAGCGGTTCCCGCAGGTGACCCGGACGTATTTCGTTGAATGTTCGGGGAATGGTCGCAACTCGTATCGCGATCCCAAGCCCGACATGACGCCGCAGAAGGTGTCGGGGATGGTGAGCACTTCGGAATGGACGGGTGTGCCACTCGCGACGCTGTTGCGCGAAGCGGGGGTGAAGCCGGAAGCGACGTGGTTCCTTGCCGAAGGTGGCGACGCCTGCCTGCTCACGCGCTCCGTGCCGATCGCCAAGGCGTGGGATGACGCCATGATCGTGTGGGCGCAGAACGGTGAGTCGCTGCGTCCGGCACAGGGGTATCCGTTGCGCCTGTTGCTGCCGGGATGGGAGGGCAACATCAACGTGAAGTGGATTCGACGCATCGAACTGGGTACGCAGCCCTGGATGACCCGATGGGAAACGTCCAAGTACACGGACCCACTGCCCAACGGCACGGCGCGCATCTTCACCTTTGAGATCGACGCCAAGTCGATCATCACGTCACCGGCCGCGCCGAACACGCTGGCGTCGCAGGGGTGGCATTCAGTGAACGGCCTCGCCTGGAGCGGACGTGGTCGCATTGCACGGGTGGAAGTCAGCACCGATGGCGGTGGCACGTGGCACGATGCCGAGTTCCTGAATGCGCCGCAGCCCAAGTCGACGGTACGTTTCCAGTACATGTGGGAGTGGAAGGGTGGCGAATCGGTGTTGCTCAGTCGCGCCACCGACGAGGCGGGGTTCGTTCAGCCGACCCGCACGGCGCTCATTGCCGAACGCGGGCTCGGTACCGACTACCACTACAACCAGATTGTGGGTTGGAAGGTTGACGGCGCCGGTCACGTGACCTTTCACGGAGCGACCTGA
- a CDS encoding outer membrane protein transport protein, whose amino-acid sequence MRSSWYSALAATVVLLAPAAARATDGHFLHGVGAVNSAVGGIGVASNASLLGTFYSNPAGLATFAGTNLEMGFEMLKPDRSVTSSYGTFTGTTTSVSEFTPIPAFGFSTELNDKVVIGLSGLGIGGFGVNYKSDPTNPMLAPRPNGFGQVYSNFGLMKISPAIAWKAGDKLRFGIAANIDWASLAVDPMPIASPDFDPGIDRAPGTQDDRAFYPSAAAADGAFGFGVQAGLQYDVTPKFTVGLAYTSTQMFQDFEYVSTHANPNLPDFGTARTIKFRMDAPAIYAAGLAFSPTDRVHYGLDAKYMTYASTKGFQEKGYNADGSVKGFGWENIVVVAAGIQFKANDRVTLRGGYNYSGNPIPDEQSMFNIPAPAVVQHHITGGIGFQIREGVELNLAAYTALENSIKGAMYRPAAIPNTSVTNTMSEKSVLVGFTFRPVRK is encoded by the coding sequence ATGCGCTCGTCGTGGTATTCGGCCCTCGCGGCCACCGTCGTTCTCCTCGCGCCCGCAGCGGCCCGCGCGACGGATGGACACTTCCTGCATGGCGTCGGCGCCGTGAACTCGGCTGTTGGCGGCATCGGCGTGGCGTCCAACGCCAGCCTGCTCGGCACCTTCTACAGCAATCCCGCCGGACTTGCGACGTTTGCCGGCACCAATCTCGAGATGGGATTCGAGATGCTCAAACCCGATCGTTCGGTGACGTCGTCCTACGGCACCTTCACGGGCACGACCACCAGCGTCAGTGAATTCACGCCCATTCCGGCGTTTGGCTTCAGCACCGAACTCAATGACAAGGTGGTGATTGGTCTCTCCGGACTTGGCATCGGTGGTTTTGGCGTCAACTACAAATCCGATCCCACCAATCCGATGCTCGCACCGCGTCCCAACGGCTTCGGGCAGGTGTACTCCAATTTCGGCCTGATGAAGATCTCGCCCGCCATTGCCTGGAAGGCCGGTGACAAGCTGCGCTTCGGTATCGCCGCCAACATCGATTGGGCGTCGCTCGCTGTCGATCCCATGCCAATCGCGTCGCCGGACTTTGATCCCGGCATCGATCGGGCCCCGGGCACCCAGGATGACCGCGCGTTCTATCCATCGGCCGCCGCGGCAGACGGAGCCTTCGGTTTTGGGGTGCAGGCTGGTCTTCAGTACGACGTGACACCGAAGTTCACCGTCGGGCTCGCGTACACCTCAACACAGATGTTCCAGGACTTTGAATACGTGTCCACGCACGCCAATCCGAATCTTCCGGACTTCGGCACCGCGCGCACCATCAAGTTCCGCATGGACGCGCCGGCCATCTACGCCGCCGGCCTGGCCTTCTCGCCCACCGATCGGGTGCACTACGGTCTCGACGCGAAGTACATGACCTATGCCAGCACCAAGGGCTTCCAGGAGAAGGGATACAACGCTGACGGCTCGGTGAAGGGCTTCGGCTGGGAGAACATCGTCGTGGTGGCCGCCGGCATCCAGTTCAAGGCCAATGATCGCGTGACGCTACGCGGCGGTTACAACTACTCGGGCAATCCCATCCCCGACGAACAGTCGATGTTCAACATTCCCGCGCCGGCCGTGGTGCAACACCATATCACCGGTGGCATTGGTTTCCAGATTCGCGAGGGCGTGGAACTCAACCTGGCTGCGTACACCGCATTGGAGAATTCCATCAAGGGCGCGATGTACCGCCCCGCGGCGATACCCAATACATCGGTCACCAACACCATGTCGGAGAAGTCGGTGCTGGTGGGGTTCACCTTCCGGCCGGTGAGGAAGTAG
- a CDS encoding YeeE/YedE family protein encodes MSHAASVSAAASTPAVRTEKLPPWLFYGILFGLLGAASIVLWGPIGVSGTYPRFIGALMRVFDPSYAEANPYLVKMGSLLKPESFLVVGLLIGGFIGARANREKAPACEMIHPSETTTAKRYRDAFIGGFLIVFGARIAGGCTSGHIISGITQLSVSGFIFAIGTFATGIMSAKMLHGRRTAGV; translated from the coding sequence ATGTCCCATGCTGCCAGTGTTTCCGCAGCCGCCAGTACACCGGCGGTTCGCACCGAAAAGCTTCCACCGTGGTTGTTCTACGGTATTCTGTTCGGCCTGCTTGGCGCGGCGTCGATTGTGCTGTGGGGGCCGATTGGTGTGTCGGGCACCTACCCGCGCTTCATCGGCGCGCTCATGCGCGTATTTGATCCGTCGTACGCCGAGGCGAATCCGTATCTGGTGAAGATGGGTTCGCTGCTCAAACCGGAATCGTTTCTCGTGGTGGGTTTGCTGATTGGCGGATTCATCGGTGCGCGAGCGAACCGGGAGAAGGCTCCGGCGTGCGAGATGATTCATCCCAGCGAGACGACGACCGCGAAGCGCTATCGCGACGCGTTCATCGGCGGGTTCCTGATCGTGTTTGGCGCGCGCATTGCGGGCGGCTGCACCAGCGGCCACATCATCTCCGGGATCACCCAACTCTCGGTGAGCGGGTTCATCTTCGCCATTGGCACCTTCGCCACTGGCATCATGTCGGCAAAGATGTTGCACGGCCGTCGCACGGCAGGAGTCTGA
- a CDS encoding dienelactone hydrolase family protein: MIEHDSLADFDIREITLNDVTKTVYVAGIGPAVIVMTEMPGITPEVARFSRWVRDAGFTVYMPSLFGRDGANPSVEEGVATFQRACISAEFRAMAGNASSPVTQWLRALARLAHQQCGGPGVGAIGMCFTGNFALTMMLEASVLAPVLSQPSLPLDNPAGLEIAPEELASVRARLERDDLTVMAYRFSGDKFCKAERFAAYTAALGDRFIGHVLPDSAAKRAGLAPFSEHAVATPHSVVTAHLIDEAGQPTIAARDEILAFFARRLGTAPAAPAMA; encoded by the coding sequence ATGATCGAACACGACTCCCTGGCAGACTTTGACATCCGCGAGATCACGCTGAATGACGTCACCAAGACGGTCTATGTCGCCGGAATTGGACCGGCGGTGATCGTGATGACCGAAATGCCCGGTATCACGCCGGAAGTTGCGCGCTTCAGCCGGTGGGTTCGTGACGCGGGATTCACCGTGTACATGCCCTCGCTGTTCGGCCGCGATGGCGCGAATCCGAGTGTGGAGGAAGGCGTGGCCACCTTTCAGCGGGCCTGCATCAGCGCCGAGTTCCGTGCGATGGCCGGCAACGCGTCGAGCCCGGTGACGCAGTGGTTGCGCGCGCTGGCGCGCCTTGCGCATCAACAGTGCGGCGGGCCCGGTGTGGGTGCCATTGGCATGTGCTTCACCGGAAACTTCGCGCTCACCATGATGTTGGAGGCGTCGGTGCTCGCGCCGGTGTTGTCGCAGCCATCGCTTCCGCTGGACAATCCTGCCGGCCTGGAGATTGCGCCGGAGGAGCTGGCGAGCGTACGCGCGCGACTGGAGCGCGACGATCTGACCGTGATGGCCTATCGCTTTTCGGGTGACAAGTTCTGCAAAGCCGAGCGCTTCGCCGCGTACACCGCCGCGCTGGGCGATCGGTTCATCGGGCACGTCTTGCCGGACAGCGCGGCGAAGCGCGCGGGACTCGCGCCATTTTCAGAGCACGCTGTGGCGACGCCGCACAGTGTGGTGACCGCGCACTTGATTGATGAAGCCGGGCAACCGACCATTGCCGCTCGCGACGAAATCCTGGCGTTCTTTGCGCGACGTCTTGGCACGGCGCCTGCCGCACCTGCGATGGCCTGA
- a CDS encoding nuclear transport factor 2 family protein, whose product MAFYREGLTGKQPRQAFERYMAPDFIEHKPDVDAGTRAATIAFLEELIKSMPDPRWEVIRTIAENDLVFLHARFTPAAGAPSYAVADVFRLRDGRIVEHWDVVGGPPAVSRNPNSRF is encoded by the coding sequence TTGGCTTTCTACAGGGAAGGCCTTACAGGCAAGCAACCGCGACAGGCTTTCGAGCGGTACATGGCTCCTGACTTCATCGAGCACAAGCCGGATGTCGACGCGGGCACCCGCGCGGCCACCATCGCCTTCCTCGAGGAACTTATCAAGAGCATGCCAGATCCGCGCTGGGAGGTGATTCGCACGATTGCCGAGAACGATCTGGTCTTCCTGCACGCTCGTTTCACACCTGCGGCCGGCGCACCGTCGTATGCTGTTGCCGACGTGTTTCGTCTGCGCGATGGTCGAATCGTGGAACACTGGGATGTCGTCGGCGGTCCTCCGGCCGTGTCGCGCAATCCCAACTCGCGTTTCTAG
- a CDS encoding c-type cytochrome, producing MRLSHRILAAVALGIVTTACSDTPAPPPVATGTDHTTESAVTFREAAWKPKREADIPNDSLGASIKRGLYLLRFTPESLPAYATSNLRCTSCHQDDGIRPTSGPLTGSHARFPKYMPRSGTVIALADRVNYCFTRSLSGNAIPVGSREMVDILAYLAFISKDIPVGTKIAGADGLVSMPDTLDGDVARGEALFTAKTCITCHGPEGAGNGPIPPLWGPKSYSIGASMTRIERAASFIKHNMPQTAPGTLTAQEAFDLSAYINSHPRPDSPGKELDWPMGGAPADVPYDTKGHQAFRPPPALPRANPKGAVWPNPAAISHAKQ from the coding sequence ATGCGTCTCTCCCACCGAATTCTGGCGGCCGTTGCCCTCGGCATCGTGACCACGGCCTGCTCCGACACCCCCGCGCCACCACCGGTGGCCACGGGGACCGATCATACCACCGAGTCCGCCGTGACCTTCCGGGAGGCCGCGTGGAAGCCGAAACGCGAAGCTGATATCCCGAATGACTCGCTGGGGGCGTCGATCAAGCGCGGGCTGTACCTGTTGCGATTCACCCCTGAAAGTCTGCCGGCGTACGCGACGTCGAATTTGCGGTGCACCAGCTGTCACCAGGACGATGGCATTCGGCCAACCTCGGGACCGTTGACCGGTTCGCACGCGCGATTCCCGAAGTACATGCCGCGTTCGGGCACGGTGATCGCGCTGGCGGATCGCGTCAATTACTGCTTCACGCGCTCACTGTCAGGTAACGCGATTCCCGTGGGGAGTCGTGAAATGGTGGATATTCTGGCGTATCTCGCATTCATCTCGAAGGATATCCCGGTCGGCACCAAGATCGCCGGTGCCGACGGTCTGGTGTCGATGCCCGATACGCTGGACGGCGATGTGGCGAGAGGCGAGGCGCTCTTCACGGCCAAGACCTGTATCACCTGCCACGGTCCGGAAGGGGCGGGCAATGGTCCGATTCCTCCGCTGTGGGGTCCCAAGTCGTACTCGATTGGCGCGTCAATGACGCGTATTGAACGCGCCGCAAGCTTCATCAAACACAACATGCCGCAGACGGCACCCGGGACGCTTACCGCGCAGGAGGCATTCGACCTCTCGGCGTACATCAATTCTCATCCGCGCCCCGACTCGCCGGGCAAGGAACTCGACTGGCCGATGGGCGGCGCACCGGCCGACGTGCCGTACGACACCAAGGGACACCAGGCTTTCCGTCCGCCACCAGCGCTTCCGCGGGCAAATCCGAAGGGCGCGGTGTGGCCGAACCCGGCGGCCATCAGTCACGCGAAGCAGTAA
- a CDS encoding TVP38/TMEM64 family protein translates to MTHDRISPLTARAVVSTVLIVGLVALASSSGLHAAMIRVFAGFDRIIAQHPTAGATVFVLLAALSAMLAFFSSAVLVAPAVYAWGPVLTAFLLWLGWMLGGVAAYTLARLLGRPVVQRLASATLLAQLEQRLTQRTPFGVVLLIQLAFPSEIPGYLLGLVRYSPSVYLLALAIAELPYAVGTVLLGEGFVERRIGLLLALGAAALVAAVVLSRALRGKLRQDESHRRG, encoded by the coding sequence ATGACCCACGACCGCATCTCTCCGCTGACCGCCCGCGCGGTTGTTTCGACGGTCCTGATCGTCGGACTGGTAGCACTCGCGTCGTCAAGCGGATTGCATGCGGCGATGATCAGGGTGTTTGCCGGCTTCGATCGCATCATTGCCCAGCACCCGACGGCCGGTGCGACGGTCTTTGTCCTCCTCGCGGCGCTTTCCGCCATGCTGGCATTCTTCTCGAGTGCCGTGCTGGTGGCACCGGCCGTGTACGCCTGGGGACCAGTACTCACGGCCTTCCTATTGTGGCTTGGCTGGATGCTCGGCGGTGTCGCGGCATACACGTTGGCGCGGCTCCTTGGACGACCGGTTGTACAGCGGTTGGCATCAGCGACGCTCCTGGCGCAACTTGAACAACGACTCACACAACGGACGCCGTTCGGCGTCGTCCTGCTGATTCAACTCGCCTTCCCATCAGAGATTCCCGGCTATCTGCTGGGACTCGTGCGCTATTCGCCCAGCGTTTATCTGTTGGCGCTGGCCATCGCTGAACTCCCCTATGCGGTGGGCACCGTCCTGCTGGGGGAGGGATTCGTTGAGCGACGGATCGGACTGCTGCTGGCATTGGGGGCAGCCGCGTTGGTTGCGGCAGTGGTGCTGTCTCGTGCGCTGCGGGGGAAACTGCGCCAGGATGAATCACATCGGCGCGGGTGA
- a CDS encoding c-type cytochrome: MRREMLCLTVLTLCLSACNKTDGGSGFGTSATSGASFADYDAGAVPGGPGAKKAYALGHAVVDSQLATMNLDVGSDGTELPIGSGTVAQGAALYATQCAQCHGKKGEGMVPAYPQLIGRDPKAEKFPFANDPKLPHTIGNYWPYATTLFDYIRRAMPHVAPGSLTDDQVYALSAYLLAENDVIADTATLDAASLRQVRMPYRDRFVPDDRKPGSRAK, encoded by the coding sequence ATGCGACGTGAAATGCTGTGCCTGACGGTGCTGACCCTTTGTTTGTCAGCCTGCAACAAGACCGATGGCGGGTCGGGCTTCGGTACCTCGGCCACATCGGGTGCGTCATTTGCCGACTACGATGCGGGCGCGGTGCCCGGCGGTCCGGGTGCGAAGAAGGCGTATGCGCTTGGGCATGCGGTGGTCGACTCGCAGTTGGCGACGATGAACCTTGACGTCGGCTCGGACGGCACGGAGCTGCCGATAGGGAGCGGCACGGTGGCACAGGGCGCGGCGCTGTATGCCACACAATGCGCGCAGTGCCACGGCAAGAAGGGAGAAGGGATGGTGCCAGCCTATCCGCAACTCATCGGCCGCGATCCGAAAGCCGAGAAATTCCCGTTTGCCAACGATCCCAAGTTGCCGCACACCATTGGCAATTACTGGCCGTACGCGACCACGTTGTTCGACTACATCAGGCGGGCGATGCCGCACGTTGCCCCAGGCTCGCTGACGGATGATCAGGTGTACGCGCTCTCGGCGTACCTGTTGGCCGAAAACGATGTCATTGCCGACACCGCCACGCTCGACGCGGCATCGCTGCGTCAGGTCCGCATGCCGTATCGCGATCGATTCGTTCCGGACGACCGGAAGCCGGGTTCCCGCGCGAAGTAG